AGAACAAATCCCATGATCGAAAAGATGCCCATCAGATCACCTGTTTCGACAAATGTCACACTAAATTCCTTGTTTAGTGTGACCATCAGTGGCGGCACCTTGAACAAATTAAGAGTTGCCGACAATGTAACCATGTAAAGTGCAAACACTATTCCCCAGGCATAGGCTGGAGTTTTCGGGATTGCTGTAGATTGCTGATTCATTGGACCTCCTTTTTTACGTTATCCTATTGGAATAACGGACGAAAAATGGTTAATGAGAAGTCCCTGCAAGGGGCAGGACAAAAAAAATATATTTTTATGATTTATCGCGGGCGTATAATATTGTTGCTCTATCTCTTTGTCAAGAAAACTCATTTTAGTAGTTGACTCTGTATGGTGAAATAATTATTATAAGGCCAAAGAGTAAGATAAAATAAAAGAGAAAAAGGAGAAGCGAATAGGAAAAAGCAGTTAAACATAATTTTGAAAGGAGAGTAACTATGACGACACTACGAAACCCAGGCATCAACTTTCCCATCTTAAACGGTTTAGCAGCATTAATAATAACAGGTTTGCTTCTCATACTTTGCGTACAGCTTGTAAAATTCACCCCTCCAGCACCCAATGTAAAACATAAACCAATGTTTATTAATTATGTTCCTCCAGCAGATCTGCCTGATCCGATTGAGGAAGAGGTAATTACTCCAAAACCTATTAACCCTGTAAATAATACTCTACCTGAAAGGATTCAATATGAAGCGTTGCCGGACCTTAATACTGGTATAAATAAAATTGGCAATGTCCCGATACCTGTTGTAAAATCAGGGGATATTATTACAACACCTCGAAAGATTCCTGATATATATACACTTAGCCAGGTTGACCGCAAACCCCGCGTAATTCGGCCTTTTACCCCAATATACCCT
This portion of the Desulfatiglans sp. genome encodes:
- a CDS encoding TonB family protein; this encodes MTTLRNPGINFPILNGLAALIITGLLLILCVQLVKFTPPAPNVKHKPMFINYVPPADLPDPIEEEVITPKPINPVNNTLPERIQYEALPDLNTGINKIGNVPIPVVKSGDIITTPRKIPDIYTLSQVDRKPRVIRPFTPIYPYDAQRKGIEGNVVLRFVVDENGMVQNPEVIKAEPAGVFEQAALAAIVKYKFDPAVVNTKKVKCYAVLPIGFRLN